Proteins encoded within one genomic window of Pseudomonas cannabina:
- a CDS encoding acyl-CoA dehydrogenase family protein: MTLSPLRQHREPPESAADFATRLRGITATLAETAEHYDASGAFPHDNFALLHRHGLLGFTVPAELGGGAANLAHAQQVVSAVAKGEPSTALILVMHYLQHSRLQESSKWPTDLRVRVAEEAVRDGALINALRVEPDLGTPARGGLPGTVARRTAEGWRISGSKIYSTGSHGLTWFAVWARSDDDDPLVGTWLVHKDTPGITIIEDWDHLGMRATNSHEVRFDNVLVPLEQAVSVSPWSAPQAELDGSGMLWMAVLLSSVYDGIAHSARGWLVQWLKQRKPSNLGAALSTLPRFQETVGHIDTLLFANQNLLHSAAQGHTPVEHAAQIKFLVTGNAIRAVELAVEASGNPGLSRSNPLQRHYRNVLCGRVHTPQNDAVLASVGKAAFARRNDG; this comes from the coding sequence ATGACACTTTCACCGCTTCGTCAGCACCGCGAGCCGCCCGAATCTGCCGCAGACTTCGCCACCCGACTGCGGGGAATCACCGCAACGCTGGCCGAAACTGCCGAGCACTACGATGCCAGCGGCGCCTTTCCCCACGACAACTTCGCCTTGCTGCACCGCCACGGCCTGCTCGGTTTTACCGTGCCGGCCGAGCTGGGCGGCGGCGCGGCGAATCTGGCGCACGCGCAACAGGTCGTCAGCGCTGTGGCCAAGGGCGAACCGTCGACCGCGCTGATCCTGGTGATGCACTACCTGCAGCATTCACGCCTGCAGGAGAGCAGCAAATGGCCGACTGATCTGCGCGTGCGGGTGGCCGAAGAGGCCGTACGTGACGGCGCCCTGATCAACGCGCTGCGCGTCGAACCGGACCTCGGCACACCGGCGCGTGGCGGTCTGCCGGGCACCGTCGCCCGCCGTACCGCCGAAGGCTGGCGAATCAGTGGCAGCAAGATCTACTCCACCGGCAGCCATGGCCTGACCTGGTTCGCGGTGTGGGCGCGCAGCGATGACGATGACCCGCTGGTCGGCACTTGGCTGGTGCACAAGGACACGCCCGGCATCACGATCATCGAGGACTGGGACCATCTGGGCATGCGCGCGACCAACAGCCACGAAGTCAGGTTCGACAACGTGCTGGTGCCGCTCGAACAGGCGGTCAGCGTCAGCCCGTGGAGCGCGCCGCAGGCCGAGCTGGACGGTTCGGGCATGCTCTGGATGGCCGTGCTGCTGTCCTCGGTGTACGACGGCATCGCCCATTCCGCCCGCGGCTGGCTGGTGCAATGGCTGAAACAGCGCAAGCCGTCCAACCTGGGGGCGGCGCTCTCGACGCTACCGCGCTTTCAGGAAACCGTCGGGCATATCGACACCCTGCTGTTTGCCAACCAGAACCTGCTGCACTCCGCCGCGCAAGGGCACACGCCCGTCGAGCATGCTGCGCAGATCAAGTTTCTGGTGACCGGCAATGCCATACGCGCCGTGGAGCTGGCGGTCGAAGCCTCGGGCAATCCGGGCCTGTCGCGCAGCAACCCGCTGCAACGTCACTACCGCAATGTGCTGTGCGGCCGGGTGCATACGCCGCAGAACGACGCAGTGCTTGCCAGTGTGGGCAAAGCGGCGTTTGCCAGGCGCAATGACGGATAG
- a CDS encoding DUF962 domain-containing protein, translating to MDTIKRFSSFAEFYPFYLAEHSSSSSRRLHFFGTSLVIFLLAFGVGSGRWELLWWLPVAGYGFAWAGHFFFEKNRPATFKHPFYSLLGDFVMYRDMLLGKVPF from the coding sequence GTGGATACGATCAAGCGTTTCTCAAGCTTTGCCGAGTTTTATCCTTTCTATCTTGCCGAGCACAGCAGTAGTTCGAGTCGGCGCTTGCATTTTTTCGGTACGTCGCTGGTGATCTTTTTGTTGGCGTTTGGGGTGGGCAGTGGCCGCTGGGAGTTGTTGTGGTGGTTGCCGGTTGCGGGCTACGGGTTTGCATGGGCCGGGCATTTCTTTTTCGAGAAAAACCGGCCGGCCACGTTCAAGCATCCGTTTTACAGCCTGCTCGGTGATTTCGTCATGTACCGTGACATGTTGTTGGGCAAGGTTCCTTTTTAA
- a CDS encoding UDP-2,3-diacylglucosamine diphosphatase: MSSAQLATPSRKQRVRTLWISDVHLGTRDCQAEHLSAFLKRYQADKVYLVGDIIDGWKLRGGMYWPQAHTNVIHRLLTMSKRGTEVIYVTGNHDEFLRRYSKLVLGNIQLVDEAEHVTADGRRLLVIHGDQFDVITRYHRWLAFLGDSAYEFTLTLNRWLNHWRARYGYGYWSLSAYLKHKVKSAVNFISDFEEAIAHECVKRGLDGVVCGHIHHAEIRQVGGVEYLNCGDWVESCTALIEHLDGNIELFRLADAHLKAQQVVVQEPVSEPVA, encoded by the coding sequence ATGAGCAGTGCTCAGCTCGCCACACCCAGCCGCAAACAACGTGTGCGGACCTTGTGGATTTCCGACGTCCACCTCGGCACGCGTGATTGCCAGGCTGAGCACTTGTCTGCATTTCTCAAGCGCTATCAGGCGGACAAGGTGTACCTGGTCGGCGACATCATCGACGGCTGGAAACTGCGCGGCGGCATGTACTGGCCGCAAGCGCACACCAACGTGATTCACCGCCTGCTGACGATGAGCAAACGTGGCACCGAAGTGATTTATGTCACCGGCAATCACGACGAATTTCTGCGCCGTTACTCGAAACTGGTGCTGGGCAATATCCAGTTGGTGGACGAAGCCGAACACGTGACCGCCGACGGCCGTCGACTGCTGGTCATTCACGGCGACCAGTTCGACGTGATTACCCGCTATCACCGCTGGCTGGCCTTTCTCGGCGACTCGGCCTACGAGTTCACCCTGACCCTCAATCGCTGGCTGAACCACTGGCGCGCCAGGTACGGCTATGGCTACTGGTCGCTGTCGGCGTATCTGAAGCACAAGGTCAAGAGTGCGGTGAACTTCATCAGCGACTTCGAGGAAGCCATTGCTCACGAATGCGTGAAGCGCGGGCTGGACGGCGTGGTATGCGGGCACATCCACCACGCAGAAATCCGTCAGGTGGGCGGCGTGGAATACCTCAATTGCGGCGACTGGGTTGAATCCTGCACCGCCCTGATCGAGCACCTGGACGGCAACATCGAACTGTTCCGCCTGGCCGATGCGCATTTGAAGGCACAACAGGTGGTGGTGCAGGAGCCTGTCAGCGAGCCGGTTGCCTGA
- a CDS encoding SelT/SelW/SelH family protein translates to MPAEKPEVIITYCIQCQWLLRAAWLAQELLSTFSDDLGKVSLQPGTGGAFRITCDGVQIWERKADGGFPEAKVLKQRIRDQIDPARDLGHNDRPAPAGPQ, encoded by the coding sequence ATGCCTGCCGAAAAACCCGAAGTTATCATCACCTATTGCATTCAATGTCAGTGGCTGCTGCGCGCGGCCTGGCTGGCTCAGGAACTGTTGAGCACCTTCAGTGACGACCTTGGCAAGGTGTCCCTGCAACCGGGCACTGGCGGCGCGTTTCGCATTACCTGCGACGGCGTGCAGATCTGGGAGCGCAAGGCAGACGGCGGCTTTCCCGAGGCCAAGGTACTCAAGCAGCGCATCCGTGACCAGATTGACCCGGCGCGTGATCTGGGCCACAACGACCGACCCGCACCCGCCGGTCCGCAGTAA
- a CDS encoding rhodanese homology domain-containing protein: MTTVTTRSFADIRQALLDRQELALVDVREEAPFAEAHPLFAVNIPLSKLELEVFSRIPRRDTAVTLYDDGEGLAQIALQRLYSLGYSDVRLLDGGLQGWRDAGGELFIDVNVPSKAFGELVEHQRATPSLAAEDVKALLDSHADVVVLDARRYDEYQTMSIPGGISVPGAELVLRARELAPDPHTRIIVNCAGRTRSIIGTQSLVNAGIPNQVHALRNGTIGWLLAGQTLDHGQHRRFAAVSEDTRETASADARKVADRAGVKRASRSELQRWQAEPARTTYLFDVRTPEEFAKGHLPGARSTPGGQLVQETDHFASVRGARIVLVDDDGVRANMSASWLAQLGWEVSVIDDLHEADFSESGDWDAPFPAPQQVEAISVETLADWQQQVEVAVLDFTASANYDKQHIPGAWWALRADLKQALARIPAADRYVLTCGSSRLARFAVADVEALTDRPVFLLEGGTASWVKAGLPLEHGESRLASPRIDRYRRPYEGTEAPREAMQAYLDWEFGLVEQLGRDGTHGFYVI; encoded by the coding sequence ATGACCACAGTCACAACCCGATCATTCGCCGATATTCGTCAGGCATTACTGGACCGCCAGGAGCTGGCGCTGGTCGACGTTCGCGAAGAAGCACCCTTCGCCGAGGCTCATCCGCTGTTTGCGGTGAATATCCCGCTGTCGAAACTGGAGCTGGAGGTGTTCTCGCGGATTCCACGGCGCGATACTGCCGTCACTCTTTATGACGATGGCGAAGGGCTGGCGCAGATTGCTCTGCAACGCCTGTACTCCTTGGGTTATAGCGACGTGAGACTGCTCGACGGCGGCTTGCAGGGCTGGCGCGATGCGGGCGGCGAGCTGTTCATTGACGTTAATGTGCCGAGCAAGGCGTTCGGCGAACTGGTGGAGCATCAACGCGCGACGCCCTCGCTGGCCGCCGAAGACGTCAAAGCCCTGCTCGACAGCCACGCCGATGTGGTGGTGCTGGATGCGCGCCGCTATGACGAATACCAGACCATGAGCATACCGGGCGGCATCAGCGTACCCGGCGCGGAACTGGTGCTGCGCGCGCGCGAGCTGGCACCTGATCCGCACACCCGGATCATCGTCAATTGCGCGGGCCGCACGCGTAGCATCATCGGCACTCAATCGTTAGTCAACGCAGGCATTCCCAATCAGGTGCATGCGCTGCGCAATGGCACTATCGGCTGGCTGCTGGCCGGGCAGACGCTGGACCACGGGCAGCACCGACGCTTTGCAGCGGTCAGCGAAGACACCCGCGAAACGGCCAGCGCCGATGCTCGCAAGGTCGCCGACCGGGCCGGAGTAAAGCGTGCCAGCCGCAGCGAACTGCAACGCTGGCAGGCCGAGCCGGCACGTACCACGTATCTGTTCGATGTGCGCACCCCGGAAGAATTTGCCAAGGGCCATTTGCCTGGCGCGCGCTCGACACCGGGCGGCCAGCTGGTGCAGGAAACCGACCATTTCGCCAGTGTGCGTGGCGCACGCATCGTGCTGGTGGACGACGACGGAGTACGCGCCAACATGTCGGCGTCCTGGCTGGCACAACTGGGCTGGGAGGTGTCGGTCATCGATGACCTGCATGAGGCGGATTTCAGCGAATCGGGCGACTGGGACGCGCCCTTCCCTGCGCCGCAGCAGGTGGAAGCCATCAGCGTCGAGACCCTTGCTGACTGGCAGCAACAGGTCGAGGTGGCGGTGCTGGATTTCACTGCCAGCGCCAATTACGACAAACAGCACATCCCCGGCGCCTGGTGGGCCTTGCGTGCCGATCTCAAACAGGCGCTGGCCAGAATACCTGCCGCCGACCGCTACGTATTGACCTGTGGCAGCAGCCGTCTGGCGCGTTTCGCGGTGGCCGACGTCGAAGCGCTGACCGACAGGCCGGTGTTCCTCCTTGAAGGCGGCACGGCCAGTTGGGTCAAAGCCGGTCTGCCACTGGAACATGGCGAAAGCCGACTGGCCTCACCGCGCATCGACCGCTATCGCCGCCCCTATGAAGGCACCGAGGCGCCGCGCGAAGCCATGCAGGCGTATCTGGATTGGGAGTTCGGGCTGGTCGAACAATTGGGGCGTGACGGGACACACGGGTTTTACGTGATTTGA
- a CDS encoding TrkH family potassium uptake protein: MSLPTFRIIGFIIGIFLITLAVAMVVPMATLVIYDRFEDLREFLWASAITFIAGLALVVPGRPDNVQLRPRDMYMLTVSSWIVVCIFAALPFLLTQHISYTDSFFESMSGITATGSTVLSHLDSMSPGILIWRSMLHWLGGIGFIGMAVAILPLLRIGGMRLFQTESSDRSEKVMPRSHMVAKFIVLAYVGFTALGSLAFWAAGMSLFDAINHAMSAISTGGFSTSDLSLAKWPQPAVHWVAIVVMILGSLPFTLYVATLRGNRGALIKDEQVQGLIGLLLVTWLVMTVWYANTTDLPWTEALRHVALNVTSVVTTTGFALGDYSLWGNFSLMLFFYLGFIGGCSGSTAGGVKIFRFQVAYILLKTNLNQLIHPRAVMKQKYNGHRLDDEIVRSILTFSFFFTITICLIALMLSLLGLDWMTALTGAASTVSGVGPGLGEVIGPAGNFSTLPDAAKWILSGGMLLGRLEIITVLVLCVPAFWRH; the protein is encoded by the coding sequence ATGTCGTTGCCGACCTTTCGCATTATCGGTTTCATCATCGGCATCTTTTTGATCACTCTGGCGGTGGCCATGGTTGTGCCCATGGCAACACTGGTCATCTACGACCGCTTCGAAGACTTGCGCGAGTTTCTGTGGGCCAGCGCGATCACGTTTATCGCCGGGCTGGCGCTGGTGGTGCCCGGCCGCCCGGATAATGTTCAATTGCGCCCCCGCGACATGTACATGCTTACGGTGTCCAGCTGGATCGTGGTGTGCATCTTCGCCGCCCTGCCCTTTCTGCTGACCCAGCACATCAGCTACACCGACTCGTTCTTCGAGAGCATGTCGGGCATTACCGCCACGGGCTCTACAGTGCTCAGCCACCTGGACAGCATGTCGCCGGGCATTCTGATCTGGCGCTCGATGTTGCACTGGCTGGGCGGCATCGGCTTTATCGGCATGGCGGTGGCGATTCTGCCGTTGCTGCGCATCGGTGGCATGCGCCTGTTCCAGACCGAGTCCTCGGACCGCTCGGAAAAGGTCATGCCGCGCTCGCACATGGTGGCCAAGTTCATCGTGCTGGCCTATGTCGGCTTTACCGCACTGGGCAGCCTGGCGTTCTGGGCGGCAGGCATGAGCCTGTTCGACGCGATCAACCACGCAATGTCGGCCATTTCCACCGGTGGTTTCTCCACGTCCGACCTGTCGCTGGCCAAATGGCCACAGCCTGCGGTGCACTGGGTCGCCATTGTGGTGATGATTCTCGGCAGTCTGCCGTTCACGTTGTACGTTGCCACTTTGCGCGGCAATCGTGGCGCGCTGATCAAGGACGAACAGGTGCAGGGGCTGATCGGCTTGTTGCTGGTGACCTGGCTGGTGATGACCGTCTGGTACGCCAACACCACTGATCTGCCGTGGACCGAGGCGTTGCGCCATGTTGCGCTGAACGTCACGTCCGTAGTGACGACTACCGGCTTTGCGCTTGGCGATTACAGCCTGTGGGGCAACTTTTCGCTGATGCTGTTTTTCTATCTGGGTTTCATCGGCGGTTGCTCCGGCTCGACAGCCGGCGGGGTGAAGATTTTCCGCTTTCAGGTCGCTTACATTCTGCTTAAGACCAACCTCAATCAATTGATCCACCCGCGTGCGGTAATGAAGCAGAAGTACAACGGCCATCGGCTGGACGACGAAATCGTTCGCTCGATTCTGACCTTTTCGTTCTTTTTCACCATCACCATCTGCCTGATCGCGTTGATGCTGTCGCTGCTCGGGCTGGACTGGATGACGGCACTGACGGGTGCGGCCAGTACGGTTTCCGGTGTCGGGCCCGGGCTAGGCGAGGTCATCGGTCCGGCCGGCAATTTCTCGACTCTGCCAGATGCGGCCAAGTGGATTCTGTCCGGCGGCATGCTACTCGGCCGGCTGGAGATCATTACTGTGCTGGTCCTGTGTGTGCCAGCGTTCTGGCGACATTGA
- a CDS encoding LysR family transcriptional regulator yields MKIDDIDAFVAVIRCQSISHAAESLDLTQPAITRRVQNFEQALGVELFDRNTKPLKPTPMGIQVYQKCLAILREMDSLRELVASDTPPSGLLRVGVPQTIGDVVLLDALKQLRGGFPELRAQVSTGWGSHLIGKIENGELDAAAALFPAGKIFPDNIIGQSIGKMELVVVCAKGSAPKKPGKLADCYEQGWVLNPDGCGFRAGLQRTLTDQGLSMKVNLETFGTELQLGLVADGMGLGLVPRPLLERSAHREQLIALPLKDFKPVMDLWLFYPRFLGNLQAPVDAFGALVARSLKPVSAAA; encoded by the coding sequence ATGAAAATTGATGATATCGATGCGTTCGTTGCAGTCATCCGCTGTCAGTCGATCAGCCACGCGGCTGAATCACTCGACCTGACCCAGCCGGCCATCACGCGCCGGGTACAGAATTTCGAGCAGGCCCTTGGCGTCGAGTTGTTCGATCGCAACACCAAGCCGCTCAAACCAACGCCGATGGGGATTCAGGTGTATCAGAAATGCCTGGCGATCCTGCGCGAGATGGATTCGCTGCGTGAGCTGGTGGCCAGCGACACGCCGCCCAGCGGTTTGCTGCGCGTTGGTGTGCCGCAAACCATCGGCGATGTCGTGTTGCTGGATGCGCTCAAGCAACTGCGCGGTGGATTCCCGGAGTTGCGTGCGCAGGTCAGCACCGGCTGGGGCAGCCACCTGATCGGCAAAATCGAAAACGGTGAACTGGACGCTGCAGCGGCGTTGTTCCCGGCAGGCAAGATTTTCCCGGACAACATCATCGGGCAGTCCATCGGCAAGATGGAGCTGGTGGTGGTGTGCGCCAAAGGCTCGGCGCCGAAAAAGCCCGGCAAGCTGGCGGATTGCTATGAGCAGGGCTGGGTGCTCAACCCGGATGGCTGCGGGTTTCGCGCAGGTTTGCAGCGCACCCTGACCGATCAGGGCCTGAGCATGAAGGTCAACCTGGAAACCTTTGGCACCGAGTTGCAATTGGGGCTGGTGGCTGACGGTATGGGGCTGGGCCTGGTGCCGAGGCCGCTGCTCGAACGCAGCGCGCACCGCGAGCAACTGATAGCGCTGCCCCTGAAAGACTTCAAACCGGTCATGGATTTGTGGCTGTTCTACCCGCGCTTTCTGGGCAACCTGCAAGCGCCGGTCGACGCGTTTGGTGCCTTGGTGGCTCGATCCCTCAAGCCGGTCTCGGCTGCCGCCTGA
- a CDS encoding LLM class flavin-dependent oxidoreductase encodes MSIEFIGYIATQPGSEIHPRSGATIQPDYVQKVARAHEDAGFDRALIAYHSNSPDSTLVAAQAASVTSKLKFLVAHRPGFISPTVAARQFATLDVFNGGRTAVHIITGGDDKELRADGSHIGKDERYARSDEYLSVVRQEWTSDTPFDHQGTYYQFEGAHSLVKSPQQPHIPLYFGGSSAAAIAVAGKHADVYALWGETYEQVRDVVKQVRAEAARHGRTIRFSLSLRPILADTEEQAWARADSILEQAKALADSNGFVRREPPNEGSRRLLAAAAQGSRLDKRLWTGIAGLLGAQGNSTSLVGTPEQVAEALLDYYDLGITTFLIRGFDPLEDAIDYGKKLIPLTRQLVAQREQQAREQVA; translated from the coding sequence ATGAGCATTGAATTCATTGGCTATATCGCCACTCAACCCGGTTCTGAAATTCATCCCCGCAGTGGCGCGACCATTCAGCCCGACTACGTGCAGAAGGTGGCCAGGGCTCATGAAGACGCAGGCTTTGATCGAGCACTGATCGCTTACCACTCCAACAGCCCGGACAGCACGCTGGTTGCGGCGCAGGCTGCCAGTGTCACCAGCAAACTGAAATTTCTCGTCGCACATCGCCCCGGTTTTATTTCGCCGACCGTCGCTGCCCGGCAGTTTGCGACGCTGGACGTGTTCAATGGCGGACGCACTGCGGTGCATATCATCACCGGCGGCGATGACAAGGAACTGCGCGCTGACGGCAGCCACATCGGCAAGGACGAGCGTTACGCCCGCAGCGACGAATACCTCAGCGTGGTGCGCCAGGAATGGACCAGCGACACGCCGTTCGATCACCAAGGCACTTACTACCAGTTCGAGGGCGCACACTCATTGGTCAAATCGCCACAACAGCCGCATATCCCGCTGTACTTTGGTGGCTCTTCGGCAGCAGCGATTGCCGTGGCCGGCAAGCATGCGGATGTCTACGCGCTGTGGGGCGAGACCTACGAACAGGTGCGCGACGTGGTCAAACAGGTGCGCGCCGAAGCCGCCAGACATGGCCGCACCATTCGCTTCAGCCTGTCACTGCGACCGATTCTGGCCGATACCGAAGAGCAAGCCTGGGCACGCGCCGACAGCATTCTGGAACAGGCCAAAGCCTTGGCAGACAGCAACGGCTTTGTACGCCGTGAACCACCGAATGAAGGATCGCGCCGCCTGCTGGCCGCCGCTGCGCAAGGCTCGCGGCTGGACAAGCGCCTGTGGACCGGGATTGCCGGCCTGCTCGGCGCGCAGGGCAATTCCACGTCGCTGGTCGGCACCCCGGAACAGGTGGCCGAAGCGTTGCTGGATTACTACGACCTGGGGATCACCACCTTCCTGATTCGCGGTTTCGACCCGCTGGAAGATGCCATCGATTACGGTAAAAAGCTGATCCCGCTGACTCGCCAACTGGTCGCCCAGCGCGAACAGCAGGCACGCGAGCAGGTTGCCTGA
- a CDS encoding LysR family transcriptional regulator gives MNPFEDMRIFCQVMESGSFTAASDKLGLSKQFVSRRLMQLEERLGVRLLNRSTRRLDVTPLGQSYYESALRLLAEVEQVEQGITGQSSEPRGMLRLSAPLSFAVAHLGCLLPQFLQRYRDVAVEVDLSDRPVDVISEGYDLALRIGVLEDSSLIARRIASIDRVYCASPGYLAARGTPQTPDDLHQHDCLPYGHSRQVQWRFQGAGKVSSLSVSGRMRVNNGELLRDAAVAGLGITYLPTFIVGAALRDGSLVRVLDDRRPEPLTLSAVYPQHRQASRLVQVFIEFLRERLDSAVRLDDRQG, from the coding sequence ATGAACCCTTTTGAAGACATGCGTATTTTTTGCCAGGTCATGGAATCCGGCAGCTTCACAGCGGCGTCCGACAAACTCGGGCTGTCCAAGCAGTTCGTCAGTCGTCGTCTGATGCAGCTGGAGGAACGGCTGGGTGTGCGTTTGCTCAACCGCTCGACGCGGCGTCTGGATGTCACCCCGCTGGGCCAGAGCTATTACGAATCGGCCTTGCGCCTGCTGGCCGAAGTCGAACAGGTCGAGCAGGGCATTACCGGGCAGAGCAGTGAACCGCGTGGCATGTTGCGTCTGAGCGCGCCGTTATCGTTTGCCGTTGCTCATCTGGGCTGCCTGCTGCCGCAGTTCTTGCAGCGCTACCGGGACGTCGCGGTGGAAGTCGACCTGAGCGACCGGCCGGTGGACGTGATCAGCGAGGGCTACGATCTGGCGCTGCGCATCGGTGTGCTGGAAGATTCCAGCCTGATCGCGCGCCGTATCGCTTCAATCGATCGGGTCTATTGCGCCAGCCCAGGCTATCTCGCCGCGCGCGGTACGCCGCAAACGCCTGACGACCTGCACCAGCACGATTGCCTGCCCTATGGTCACAGCCGTCAGGTGCAGTGGCGTTTTCAGGGCGCGGGTAAAGTGTCGAGCCTGAGTGTCAGCGGGCGAATGCGGGTCAATAACGGCGAGTTGCTCAGAGATGCCGCAGTCGCCGGGCTGGGAATCACCTACCTGCCGACGTTCATCGTCGGAGCAGCCCTGCGCGACGGCAGTCTGGTCCGCGTGCTGGACGACCGGCGGCCCGAGCCGTTGACGCTGTCGGCGGTGTACCCGCAACACCGCCAGGCGTCACGGCTGGTGCAAGTGTTCATCGAATTTCTGCGCGAGCGTCTGGATTCGGCTGTCCGGCTGGATGACCGCCAGGGGTGA
- a CDS encoding ABC transporter substrate-binding protein — protein MLPFFKSPLPFKSLLLGALLSVMAGQQVLAAELAPLLVANQKSLLKVLLQVSGELKDVPYEIRFSEFPSAAPLGEALNAEAVDIGALGDAPYVFALGAGAPLKVVSITHAEGRFTTAVLVAKDSPIKTVADLKGKRIVTGRGSIGHYLAIRALQHAGLKTSDVSFIYLLPSESRLVLANGDADAWATWDPYTTISISQNDAHVLVSGDQLLSNHLYLAATSKAIDSKRVQLEDFVARVERAFNWTNAHPEAYAAAQAKVTGLPVDVHLAVAKATKMQRTPIDDPIIQGLQETANTYLAEGIVSKPIDVSTGFDKSFNASRARIAQATAQ, from the coding sequence ATGCTGCCTTTTTTCAAATCCCCCCTGCCGTTCAAAAGCCTGTTGCTGGGGGCATTGCTGAGCGTAATGGCGGGTCAGCAGGTTCTGGCTGCAGAGCTGGCGCCCCTGCTGGTGGCCAATCAGAAATCATTACTCAAAGTGCTGTTGCAAGTCTCCGGCGAGCTCAAGGATGTGCCATATGAAATCAGGTTCTCCGAGTTCCCTTCGGCCGCGCCATTGGGCGAAGCCCTTAATGCCGAAGCCGTGGATATCGGCGCGCTGGGTGATGCGCCCTATGTGTTTGCCCTCGGCGCGGGTGCGCCGTTAAAAGTGGTCAGCATCACCCATGCCGAAGGCCGCTTCACCACCGCTGTGCTGGTGGCGAAAGATTCGCCGATCAAGACCGTGGCCGACCTCAAGGGCAAGCGTATTGTCACCGGGCGCGGCTCCATCGGTCATTATCTGGCGATCCGCGCGCTGCAGCATGCCGGGCTGAAGACCAGCGATGTCAGCTTCATCTACCTGTTGCCCAGCGAATCACGTCTGGTGCTGGCCAATGGCGACGCCGATGCCTGGGCAACCTGGGACCCGTACACCACGATCTCCATCAGCCAGAACGATGCGCATGTACTGGTCAGCGGCGACCAACTGCTGAGCAATCACCTGTACCTCGCCGCAACCAGCAAGGCCATCGACAGTAAACGCGTGCAACTGGAGGATTTTGTGGCCAGGGTCGAGCGGGCCTTCAACTGGACCAACGCGCATCCCGAGGCGTACGCCGCAGCGCAGGCTAAAGTGACCGGCCTGCCTGTCGATGTGCATCTGGCCGTGGCGAAAGCCACGAAAATGCAGCGCACACCGATTGACGACCCGATTATTCAAGGGCTGCAAGAAACCGCCAACACCTATCTGGCGGAAGGCATCGTCAGCAAACCGATCGACGTCTCGACCGGTTTCGATAAAAGCTTCAACGCGTCGCGCGCCCGGATTGCCCAGGCCACAGCCCAATAA
- a CDS encoding cysteine dioxygenase, whose product MTAPSRPQRHPERLDAFVDALTELIGGKPHEVDLLRRGGKLLAQLVSHDDWLPAEFAVADPARYQQFLLHANSQQRFSVVSFVWGPGQRTPIHDHRVWGLIGMLRGAEHSQGYVRNAQGHFETSGPPILLQPGQVEALSPSSNDVHQVSNAFDDQVSISIHVYGADIGSVKRAVYDLDGNEKLFISGYSNAGTSARQDSSTGSVIQ is encoded by the coding sequence ATGACCGCGCCAAGCCGCCCGCAGCGACACCCCGAACGACTCGACGCCTTTGTCGACGCGCTGACCGAGCTGATCGGCGGCAAACCGCATGAGGTCGACCTGCTGCGGCGCGGCGGCAAGCTGCTGGCGCAACTGGTCAGCCACGATGACTGGCTGCCCGCAGAATTTGCCGTCGCCGATCCTGCTCGTTATCAGCAATTTCTGCTCCACGCCAACTCGCAGCAGCGCTTTTCGGTGGTCAGTTTCGTCTGGGGGCCGGGGCAACGCACACCGATTCATGACCACCGTGTCTGGGGCCTAATCGGCATGTTGCGTGGCGCGGAACACTCACAGGGTTACGTGCGAAACGCACAGGGACACTTTGAAACCAGCGGGCCGCCCATTTTGTTGCAACCAGGCCAGGTTGAAGCCCTGTCGCCTTCCAGCAACGACGTTCATCAGGTCAGCAACGCGTTCGACGATCAGGTCTCGATCAGCATTCATGTGTATGGCGCCGATATTGGCAGCGTGAAGCGCGCCGTCTACGACCTCGACGGCAACGAAAAACTGTTCATTTCCGGCTATTCCAATGCCGGCACCTCTGCTCGTCAGGACTCGTCAACAGGGAGCGTCATCCAATGA